One window of the Chelonoidis abingdonii isolate Lonesome George chromosome 3, CheloAbing_2.0, whole genome shotgun sequence genome contains the following:
- the ABRACL gene encoding costars family protein ABRACL: MNVEHEINLLVEEIRRLGTKNADGKLSVKFGVLFADEKCANLFEALVGTLKAAKRRKIVTYPGELLLQGVHDNVDILLLQD, translated from the exons ATGAATGTGGAACATGAAATTAACCTCTTAGTTGAGGAGATTCGGCGGCTGGGGACCAAAA ATGCTGATGGAAAGCTGAGTGTGAAGTTTGGTGTGCTCTTTGCTGATGAAAAATGTGCCAACCTCTTTGAAGCCCTAGTTGGCACTCTTAAGGCTGCAAAACGAAGGAAGATTGTTACTTACCCAGGAGAGTTACTTTTACAAGGTGTTCATGACAATGTTGATATTTTGTTACTGCAGGATTAA